A region from the Rhinoderma darwinii isolate aRhiDar2 chromosome 2, aRhiDar2.hap1, whole genome shotgun sequence genome encodes:
- the LOC142740344 gene encoding olfactory receptor 6E1-like produces the protein MENISLANTHFILMGLAEIGHFKYLYSLITIVVYVTVMVLCFTIVFVTYTEEALHEPMYIFISNLMFNEMYGSTVLMPKLIIDLITGCYTIPFIGCLAQGFFLQTFASVEIFTFTAMAYDRYLAVGHPLRYAMLMTNKTVRKILLEIWVYVLVGICAIVILASRQTLCGVKINSVFCETISLTYLSCGNNTLSVVFGFTWTMIMMIGCMIVVFYCYIRTFLVCLRISQEACQKAIHTLVTHIIAFSTFMSTTLFIVFRYRFKGESQSLVSHIVTSVTGTLSFTLNPIIYGIRTEALRTKILQKLQSNNIEIPKRPNKRKK, from the coding sequence ATGGAAAATATCTCCTTGGCCAATACTCACTTTATTCTCATGGGACTTGCCGAGATCGGTCACTTCAAATATCTGTACTCCTTGATAACCATCGTAGTCTATGTGACGGTGATGGTGTTATGTTTTACAATCGTGTTTGTTACCTATACGGAAGAAGCTCTTCATGAACCCATGTACATCTTCATCTCTAACCTAATGTTTAATGAAATGTACGGGAGCACAGTCTTGATGCCAAAACTCATCATAGACCTCATTACTGGATGCTACACCATTCCATTTATCGGATGCCTGGCCCAAGGGTTCTTCCTCCAGACATTTGCTTCTGTTGAGATATTCACTTTTACCGCCATGGCCTATGACCGGTATTTGGCTGTCGGACACCCATTGAGATACGCAATGCTGATGACCAATAAGACGGTCCGGAAGATCCTATTGGAGATATGGGTTTACGTCTTGGTTGGAATATGTGCAATTGTCATATTGGCTTCGAGGCAAACTTTGTGTGGGGTGAAAATTAATAGTGTGTTTTGTGAAACCATCTCACTCACCTACTTGTCTTGTGGTAACAACACTCTTAGTGTTGTCTTTGGATTTACGTGGACCATGATCATGATGATTGGCTGCATGATAGTCGTCTTTTATTGCTACATAAGGACATTCCTTGTCTGTCTTAGGATCTCTCAAGAAGCCTGTCAGAAGGCCATCCACACCCTGGTCACTCACATCATTGCCTTCTCAACGTTCATGTCTACCACCTTGTTTATTGTTTTCCGATACAGATTTAAAGGAGAATCTCAGTCTCTTGTGTCGCACATTGTGACGTCTGTGACCGGGACGTTATCCTTCACCCTTAACCCTATAATATATGGTATCAGGACAGAAGCTTTAAGAACTAAGATCCTTCAAAAATTGCAAAGCAATAACATTGAAATCCCAAAAAGACCAAATAAACGTAAAAAATAA